A DNA window from Pseudorasbora parva isolate DD20220531a chromosome 5, ASM2467924v1, whole genome shotgun sequence contains the following coding sequences:
- the itgav gene encoding integrin alpha-V gives MGKHQFRCWLWALVALVYCTRTLSFNLDISKPSVFSGPPGSYFGFSVAFFNPDNKQLNILVGAPRANTSDQTPSVVTERGAVFSCPWQKSGSCTQIEFDSTDDRKNSNGEQMEFKSNQWFGATVRSSGDHILACAPLYQWSTYGFSEREPVGTCYLKKGNNIVEYSPCRSNSNSPEGQGFCQAGFSADFVKKNRVVIGGPGSFYWQGQLISDDITEVISRYNKEFFTPYGNQLSTKSAGAQYDDSYLGYSVAVGDFNEDGDDDYVTGVPRGEKALGYVNIFNGRNMESMYNFTGSQMAAYFGYSVAAVDINNDRKIDLLVGAPLFMDRGSDGKLREVGQVYVYLGKGGFSFNSAIKLTGSEIYARYGSSICSVGDLNMDGYNDVAIAAPYGGQFHRGLVYIHNGRPTGPNPVASQVLEGTWASASMPSSFGYAMHGGTDVDQNGYPDLIVGVFGADKAILYRARPVISVNTTLDISPQILNPEDKSCTLPETTTTVSCFTVKYCLKANGKGAQSTLHFQVDLTLDRLKHKGAIKRVLFLHNKMSHYSKNMTVSNNQGPACEELQAYLIDDSEFRDKITPISVFMEYSLDFKTAADKTGLLPILDQSTPTNVTKQAHILLDCGEDNICKPDLKLSVVSDQKEIYIGDDNPLTLTVTAENGGEGAYEADLIVTLPSQADFIGVVRNSETLSRLSCAFKKENQTRVVVCDLGNPMKGGTKIIAGLRFSVHQLSEQDTEVKFDLQIQSSNQFNKTSNLVSVVTKLAVLAKVELRGVSAPEQVFLPIANWQLKDNPVLEDDIGPFVQHIYELRNRGPSTFSKAILDVQWPYRFNNGSLLYITKLKVDGNMNCSSNRELNPLNVTNPSLTDKNDNSTSGDSAEGRNRHSVHRRDLEDKQGEENLEILDCRNAECQEIKCWVGRLEKGQSAILFIYSRLSVNTFLKAESQNKSYNVRSSASFSVVEMPYKNLNSEFPTSTTSASLKVIWNSETPQPVPGWVVALAVLAGLLLLALLIFVMYKLGFFKRVRPPQDDSIEKEQLQPQENGDKNTEA, from the exons ATGGGGAAACATCAATTCCGCTGTTGGCTTTGGGCTCTAGTGGCTCTTGTTTACTGCACACGGACACTTTCCTTTAATCTGGACATCAGTAAACCTTCAGTTTTCTCTGGACCTCCGGGAAGTTACTTTGGATTTTCTGTGGCTTTCTTCAATCCTGATAACAAACA ATTAAACATACTGGTTGGTGCGCCCAGGGCAAACACGTCTGATCAAACCCCCTCTGTAGTCACTGAGAGGGGTGCTGTCTTCAGTTGTCCTTGGCAGAAAAGCGGCTCATGCACACAGATCGAGTTTGACAGCACTG ATGACAGAAAGAATTCCAATGGAGAGCAAATGGAGTTTAAGTCAAATCAATGGTTTGGGGCCACTGTGCGTTCCTCTGGGGACCATATTCTG GCATGTGCTCCTCTCTACCAGTGGAGCACGTATGGATTCTCAGAAAGAGAGCCTGTCGGGACATGTTACCTGAAGAAAGGCAATAACATTGTGGAATATTCGCCCTGCCGCTCTA ACTCAAACTCACCTGAGGGACAAGGATTTTGTCAAGCAGGTTTCAGTGCTGACTTTGTtaag AAGAACCGTGTTGTTATTGGAGGACCAGGAAGCTTTTATTGGCAAG gtCAGCTGATCTCAGATGACATCACTGAAGTCATCAGCAGATACAATAAGGAGTTTTTTACTCCTTATGGCAACCAGTTATCAACCAAGTCGGCCGGGGCTCAATATGATGACAGCTATTTGG GTTACTCTGTGgctgttggggattttaatgaAGATGGTGACGATG ATTATGTCACAGGAGTTCCTAGAGGGGAGAAGGCTCTCGGTTAT gtCAACATTTTCAATGGGAGAAACATGGAGTCTATGTATAATTTCACAGGCTCACAG ATGGCTGCTTACTTCGGATATTCTGTAGCAGCCGTTGACATCAATAATGACAG GAAGATAGATTTGCTGGTGGGGGCTCCTCTGTTCATGGACCGTGGCTCAGATGGGAAACTGAGGGAGGTGGGTCAGGTCTATGTGTACCTAGGAAAAGGTGGCTTCTCCTTCAACAGCGCCATCAAACTCACCGGCTCTGAGATCTATGCTCGGTATGGAAGCTCAATCTGCAGTGTGGGAGACCTCAACATGGACGGATATAATg atgtGGCTATCGCTGCCCCATATGGTGGGCAATTCCACCGTGGCCTGGTGTACATCCATAACGGGCGTCCCACAGGGCCGAATCCTGTGGCTTCTCAAGTTTTAGAAGGAACATGGGCGTCTGCTTCCATGCCTTCTAGCTTTGGTTACGCCATGCATGGAGGCACAGATGTTGATCAGAACGGATACCCTG ACCTGATCGTTGGGGTGTTTGGAGCTGACAAAGCCATTCTGTACAG GGCTCGTCCCGTCATCAGTGTGAACACCACACTGGATATCAGCCCACAGATCCTGAACCCGGAAGACAAAAGCTGCACCCTGCCTGAAACAACCACCACAGTTTCCTG CTTCACTGTGAAATATTGTCTGAAGGCAAATGGCAAGGGAGCTCAGTCTACCCTTC ATTTCCAAGTGGATCTGACCCTGGACCGCCTTAAACACAAGGGAGCCATCAAACGGGTGCTATTCCTCCACAACAAGATGTCTCATTATTCAAAGAACATGACCGTCTCCAACAACCAGGGACCTGCCTGCGAGGAACTTCAGGCTTATTTAATA GATGACTCAGAATTCAGGGATAAGATCACACCCATCTCGGTTTTTATGGAGTACAGCTTGGATTTCAAAACGGCAGCAGATAAGACCGGCCTGTTGCCCATCCTTGACCAATCTACACCTACAAATGTCACCAAGCAG GCCCACATACTCCTGGATTGTGGCGAAGACAATATTTGCAAGCCAGACTTAAAACTGTCTGTTGTGAG TGACCAGAAAGAGATCTACATAGGTGACGATAACCCCCTGACACTAACGGTCACAGCAGAGAATGGAGGAGAGGGGGCTTATGAGGCTGACCTTATCGTCACCTTACCATCTCAGGCAGATTTCATTGGGGTTGTGCGCAACAGTGAG ACATTATCTAGACTGtcctgtgcattcaagaaaGAGAATCAGACCAGAGTGGTGGTGTGTGATCTTGGGAACCCAATGAAAGGAGGAACTAAG ATAATAGCAGGTTTGCGCTTCAGCGTGCACCAGCTCTCCGAACAGGACACAGAAGTCAAGTTTGACTTGCAGATACAGAG CTCAAATCAGTTCAACAAAACCAGCAATCTGGTCTCTGTTGTCACAAAGCTTGCTGTCCTGGCCAAAGTTGAATTAAGAGG GGTGTCTGCACCAGAGCAGGTGTTTTTACCCATCGCTAACTGGCAGCTAAAAGACAATCCTGTTCTGGAGGATGACATTGGACCTTTTGTACAGCACatctatgag CTAAGGAACCGAGGACCCAGTACATTCAGTAAAGCCATTTTGGATGTACAGTGGCCCTACAGATTCAACAATGGCTCTTTGCTCTACATTACCAAATTAAAAGTGGACGGAAACATGAATTGCAGCTCAAACAGGGAGCTCAACCCTCTTAATGTCACT AATCCCAGCTTAACTGACAAAAATGACAACTCTACCAGTGGAGACAGCGCAGAGGGGAGGAACAGACACAGCGTCCACCGCAGAGACCTGGAAGACAAACAAGGGGAAGAAAACCTGGAAATTCTG GATTGTAGGAATGCAGAGTGCCAAGAGATTAAGTGTTGGGTTGGCCGTCTAGAGAAAGGCCAGAGTGCTATTCTATTTATTTACTCCAGACTCTCTGTGAACACGTTTCTCAAG GCTGAAAGTCAAAACAAATCGTACAATGTTCGATCCTCAGCCTCCTTCAGTGTCGTAGAGATGCCATATAAAAATCTGAATTCTGAGTTCCCAACCAGCACAACGTCG GCTTCTCTAAAGGTGATCTGGAATTCAGAGACCCCTCAGCCTGTCCCAGGATGGGTGGTGGCTCTGGCTGTCCTGGCTGGACTGCTACTGCTGGCTCTGCTTATCTTTGTCATGTATAAG